A segment of the Candidatus Lokiarchaeota archaeon genome:
CAGTGGATTAACAAGTTCATACGACAACACCGAATCGCCAATATCATCAAGCTCGTTTACAATCTCTCCATCGGGTTCCAAAAAGTACACTTCTCGTTTGTCATCATAGAAAAGAACAAACACAAGCTCTCGTTTCTGTTGATTCGGAAGAAGACCAATTGTAGTGAACCCTGATACTTCCAATTCGGGGTCCACCCAGTTGAAGTAGTAACTTTCTCGCCAATCTCTTCGCTCACCAGGTTCATGCAGAAATTCATCATCTTTAGTAATTGACGTCATATCATTAGCACTCCGTCTCAAACATCATTCAGGGAGGAGGTAGAGTGTAGGATCTTCCTCCATTTCTTCATCGAACCTGCCAAATCGTATGAAGGCAGGATCGGCATCATTTTCCATAAAGAAGGGGATGTATTTCTCTTGGACTTCTTCGGATATGGTCCATTCAAATTCGTCCGTAATTCCCACAGCATCAGTGTACCTCGCCAGACCTCTCCAATATGCCATAGCACCAGCAAGCATAAGCTCCTGCTTATCCCACTGAGCAAATTTCATGTATAGTTCTGCTTGTGCAGCATCAGCAGCTTCAGCATACTCAGATAGGTCGCCTATATCTAGTAGAACTATCTTACCATTCTCCCGGGTATAAGTGGTTATGCCAGTTACAAGGCCGGAATAGTTGCTTGGTTCAATCGTCATTGTACCGACATCGTTGAAGGTTGCATCTACGTCTTCGAGAGTCATTGCAACTCCAAGAGATGAAGTGGGAAGCTCAGTCTCTGTATCAGACCAAGGCAGCCAAGGCCTTCCTTTGCCATCATGAAGGCGGGTGTATTCTGATACGACAAGGACCTCATGATCATTGACAGGATAGGGGCCATGATCGATAATCTTTGCCCTGGCATCGCATTCATCTATGAACGCATACAAATCCACAGAGCCAAGAGCTCTTCGCACAGATTTTGTTTGTTGTTCATTGGTCGATTGTCGGTTCTTCAGCAACCAATCAATTGTGTCTTGTTCGAATGCAAGATTACGATAGCCAGACTTTGCGACTGTAGGCTCTTCAGTATTGAAATGACTGGTAGCAAGGCGATACCAAATATCTAGCATCCATTTCCATTGATTCCTTTTCTCCTCTGGTTCTTGCAATGGATTACTATCATATTCATTGAAAATCATGCCCATTCGACCGAGAGACCAGTACAGCCAGCAGTAGGTAATACTGAGAGCGTGAATATCTGAAAGGAGTTTCTTGCTTCTACTTGCGAGCTCTTCTGGAGAGACTTCAGAAAACACGCGTTTCATGAGATCATACTGATTATAGTAGCAATGATAACAAGAGAGACTGATATATTCAGATATGGGGAAGAGTTTCGATTCTAACAGGCCGCGTTCGGCTAAAACATCACCGAAGACCTTGGAGATGTGTCGAATTAGGGAATTCGTCTTTTGGAGATTCACGGTCTTTCACCTAAGAGCTGAAGTCCTACGTAGGATTTAGAAGCGCTCGCTCCCAGCTATTAAAGATTACACGGAATGTTCTGCACTAGTTCGTCAAGATTCTATTATGTCACATAGTCTTAGTGTTTGAGCGAGTCTGCTCAGAATTTGAGTCATCACTCTTTTTAGTGAATAATAACCGAAAATCGGGAAGCCGATACTCAGGATGGAGTGCTAGCAGTGAAGAAAATCGGAACAGGTCAGATATCACTTGACGTTCGAGCCGAAGGCGAAATCAGGTACATCACGTCTGTGCAAGAAGTTGTTGAGCTTTGGAAAGAAGGAGCAGAAGGGAAAATCGCTCTTGTGGATGATGCAGGAACTACGACACTATCACCTGTCCTTTCAAAACTTGCTGGCGTTGTGTGTACATCAGGTGGGCTTGGCTCTCATCTCGCTATAGTGACAAGGGAATTTGATATACCAGCATTGATGGGGTTAGAACTAGAAAATCCAGAGTTGTTGGACAAATCGCGCGTTGCAATTGAGCCAGATGGTGGTACATCAGGTACATTGATTTCATTGGAATGAGGGCTGGGTTGTATATCATTACCATACATGAAAGAGTTGCAGAACACAATGGGAAACTTGGATAGAGTAAGAGAATCTGGCATTGTTCCAATCAGCGGAATTCCCCAATCCGAAAGCGAAAGATATGGTGGGAAAGCCGCAAATCTTGCTCGTCTTCAGAGAATGGGCATAAATGTACCAGAGGGTTTCTCAGTTCCGAGTAGTGTATTCACTGATGTGGTCATATCGAATCTTGAAGCTCAAAACCTAATCAGAACCATAAGCGATTCTAATGACATTGATGCAATCCTCACGTATACTGCTAATTTGCGGAGAATTATAGAGAATATTGAGATCCCAGAGGGGGCACGCTCAGAGATTCTGGGAGCATATAGGAAGCTGAGGGAGAAATCTAACTTAGAAGAGCCAAAATTTGCCATTCGTTCTTCCGCTACCGTCGAAGACAGGGATGATTTTTCTTTCGCGGGGCAAGCACGGAGTTTTCTCTGTGTCTCAAAAGAGGAGGATATTCTTGAGTGCATCAAAGGAGTTTGGGCATCAGCGTTCACACCAGAAGCCGTTTTCTATTTGCGTGATAATAATGTGTCTCTATCAAAAGCAAGAATGGCTACGGTAGTTCAGGAAGTAATTCCAGCAGAAGTATCAGGGGTGATGTTTACGGTGAATGTAATTTCGAAGAATACTGAGCAACTTCTACTGAACGCTACATGGGGGCTTGGTGAAACGCTGGTTTCAGGGAAGGTAGTCCCCGATACGTACGTGGTTGGAAAAAAGAATCTAAATCTAGTGGAGCAAAGAATGGGGTCCAAAAAGAGAATGTGTATTCCCGAAGGGTCCGAAAATGGTGAGTATACCAAGATTGTTGAAACACCACAATCAAAGAGAGATAGATATTCACTGTCCCACAGGGAAATCAAGAATATTTCTCAAATCGGGCTTCAAATCGAACGGTATTTCGAATCAGCTCAGGACATAGAGTGGTGTCTCATCGATGGCGATATAGCCATCGTTCAAAGCCGGCCGATAACCACAATCTAATACTCTTGTGTCATCATGTGAAGTGATTCGCCGGGCTTGACTGTAATCGCATTCTCGGGGCAAACTTCAACACATTTCATACAACCCATACACAGTGAAGGCCAGACAGGGGTAATCTTCCACCGCTCCGGATTATAGGGATCGGGGTGGTCTTCAAGTGTGGGATGCATCAGGAATACTGCAGGATCGCATATTTGGAGGCACTTCTTACATTCCCGCGGGTCAACATTCACACCCTCTTCGTAGCCACATTTGCTGTAGTCTATTGTGATTTCTGTCCTTGCCATATTCATTCCTCCTTAGTAGTTACCTGCCTGACCAGGAACCTCTTCCCGAGGAACCAGTTTGAGCGCATCGAAGTTACAGGCGTGTCTACATACTCCGCAACCAAAGCATTTGTCCAAATCGACAATGACTCGATCTATGGAAGGTAAGTATCGAAGAGCGTTGAACTGACACATCTTGACGCATTCACCGCATCCCTCACACAAGTCAGGATCAATA
Coding sequences within it:
- a CDS encoding 4Fe-4S dicluster domain-containing protein; amino-acid sequence: MNMARTEITIDYSKCGYEEGVNVDPRECKKCLQICDPAVFLMHPTLEDHPDPYNPERWKITPVWPSLCMGCMKCVEVCPENAITVKPGESLHMMTQEY